One genomic segment of Hymenobacter psoromatis includes these proteins:
- a CDS encoding class I SAM-dependent methyltransferase yields MKTTPFLAAASACALAFCLLAARPAQAQQPAPAEKRGLPPVPGLGPDPVLRPGATPAEKVAYQQALTAQARQRWNYLLTDSTTRTRLFNNAPNGLLVETVRGLPPGAALDADMGEGRNALYLAQLGWRVTGVDIAEKALAFAQARAQQLSVPLTTEVHDMATYDWGQNKWDLIVLSYAGGRDYAARVQRALKPGGLVVLEAFHMDAAQQLHVVNGDYRVFFNHDELKKLYGDAGLTIVRYKEPVAPADFTKQTLRLVRLVAQKPRP; encoded by the coding sequence ATGAAAACTACGCCGTTTTTAGCCGCCGCCAGCGCTTGCGCGCTGGCCTTTTGCCTGCTGGCCGCCCGGCCGGCCCAGGCCCAGCAGCCCGCCCCGGCCGAGAAGCGGGGCCTACCCCCCGTGCCCGGCCTGGGCCCCGACCCGGTGCTGCGGCCGGGGGCCACGCCGGCCGAAAAAGTAGCCTACCAGCAGGCCCTGACCGCGCAAGCCCGGCAGCGCTGGAACTACCTGCTCACCGACTCGACTACCCGCACCCGCCTCTTCAACAACGCGCCCAACGGGCTGCTGGTCGAAACCGTGCGCGGCCTGCCGCCCGGCGCAGCCCTTGATGCCGACATGGGCGAGGGCCGCAATGCCCTCTACCTGGCCCAGCTGGGCTGGCGCGTCACGGGCGTGGACATCGCCGAAAAAGCCCTGGCCTTTGCCCAGGCCCGCGCCCAGCAGCTGAGCGTGCCTCTCACCACCGAGGTGCACGACATGGCCACCTACGACTGGGGCCAGAACAAGTGGGACCTCATCGTGCTGAGCTACGCCGGGGGCCGCGACTACGCCGCGCGGGTGCAGCGGGCCCTGAAGCCCGGCGGCCTGGTGGTGCTCGAAGCCTTTCACATGGATGCCGCCCAGCAGCTGCACGTAGTTAACGGCGACTACCGGGTATTCTTCAACCACGATGAGCTGAAAAAGCTCTACGGCGACGCGGGCCTGACTATCGTGCGCTACAAGGAGCCCGTGGCCCCGGCCGATTTCACCAAGCAAACCCTGCGCCTGGTGCGCCTGGTGGCCCAAAAGCCCCGGCCTTAA
- the hisS gene encoding histidine--tRNA ligase — translation MEKPSIPQGTRDFGPAQVARRQYIFSVIRRTFELFGYAPLETPTLENLSVLTGKYGDEGDQLLFKVLNSGNFLVKERRGEITPLVTAADLEAGPKAVLPKIAEKGLRYDLTVPFARYVAMNRGTLTFPFRRYQMQPVWRADRPQRGRYREFWQCDADVVGTDSLLCEAEIVLMMSRVFEELGLDDFTIKINHRGVLRGLHQTIGEGQESDLLVAIDKLDKIGRDGVTNELLIKGYSEHATEVLFTLLSIEGNYENKLKWLRMHFVNEGLQSVGFEPGAAMDDPESFVLSGSGYEGLRALNEVRDLLQASGFTQWDRLEFDPTLARGLSYYTGCIFEVKINNVAMGSVSGGGRYDNLTGAFGLPGVSGVGFSFGVDRIYDCLESLNLFTDTGETPTRVLLTHFDQASGRAALPLLAELRAAGIPAELYPDAGKVQKQFKYADAKGIPLVLILGPEELAAGIAKIKILKTGEEKALALSEVVAALTA, via the coding sequence ATGGAAAAACCCAGCATTCCGCAAGGCACCCGCGATTTTGGACCGGCCCAGGTGGCCCGCCGCCAGTATATTTTCAGCGTCATCCGGCGCACGTTCGAGCTGTTTGGCTACGCCCCGCTCGAAACCCCGACCCTGGAAAACCTCTCGGTGCTCACCGGCAAGTACGGCGACGAAGGCGACCAGCTACTTTTTAAAGTGCTGAACTCGGGCAATTTCCTGGTGAAGGAGCGGCGCGGCGAAATCACGCCCCTCGTAACGGCCGCCGACCTCGAAGCCGGCCCCAAAGCCGTGCTGCCCAAGATTGCCGAAAAGGGCCTGCGCTACGACCTCACCGTACCCTTTGCCCGCTACGTGGCCATGAACCGGGGCACGCTCACCTTCCCCTTCCGCCGCTACCAGATGCAGCCCGTGTGGCGCGCCGACCGCCCCCAGCGCGGCCGCTACCGCGAGTTCTGGCAGTGCGACGCCGACGTGGTGGGCACGGATTCGCTGCTTTGCGAGGCGGAGATAGTGCTGATGATGAGCCGGGTTTTTGAGGAATTGGGACTCGATGATTTTACCATAAAAATCAATCACCGGGGCGTGCTACGGGGTCTTCATCAAACAATAGGTGAAGGACAAGAAAGTGACCTACTCGTAGCAATTGATAAGCTTGATAAGATTGGACGTGACGGAGTAACAAACGAACTCCTTATTAAAGGATATTCGGAACATGCTACTGAGGTGTTATTCACACTATTATCGATTGAAGGGAATTACGAGAACAAATTGAAATGGCTGCGAATGCACTTCGTTAACGAGGGATTGCAATCAGTAGGATTTGAGCCCGGTGCAGCAATGGATGACCCGGAATCTTTCGTTCTTTCGGGTTCTGGTTACGAAGGGTTGAGAGCCCTGAATGAAGTGCGCGACCTATTGCAAGCCAGCGGCTTCACGCAGTGGGACCGCCTCGAATTTGACCCTACCCTGGCTCGCGGGCTGAGCTACTACACGGGCTGCATTTTCGAGGTAAAAATTAATAACGTGGCGATGGGCAGCGTGAGTGGCGGCGGGCGCTACGATAACCTGACAGGCGCGTTCGGGCTGCCCGGCGTGTCGGGGGTAGGGTTTTCGTTCGGGGTCGATAGAATCTACGACTGCCTCGAAAGCCTCAATCTCTTTACCGACACCGGCGAAACGCCCACGCGGGTGCTGCTCACGCACTTCGACCAGGCCAGTGGCCGGGCGGCCCTACCCCTGCTGGCCGAGCTGAGGGCGGCCGGCATCCCGGCCGAGCTGTATCCCGACGCTGGCAAGGTGCAAAAACAGTTCAAATACGCCGATGCCAAGGGCATTCCGCTGGTGCTCATCCTGGGCCCCGAGGAACTGGCGGCCGGCATAGCCAAGATTAAAATTCTGAAAACCGGCGAAGAGAAAGCGCTGGCGCTGAGTGAGGTAGTAGCGGCGCTCACGGCGTAG